The Pseudomonas sp. FP2309 genome has a window encoding:
- a CDS encoding DNA-3-methyladenine glycosylase I, whose product MPRCFWCSEDPLYMAYHDQEWGTPLRDAQGLFELLLLEGFQGGLSWITVLRKREHYRKVLFGFDARRLAQLTDAEIDALMLDPGIVRNRLKLNATRRNAAAWLALEDPAGMLWSFVGGVPKVNHFKDRSEVPAITPEAEAMSKALKKAGFTFVGPTICYAFMQASGMVMDHTQDCDRYADLANAG is encoded by the coding sequence ATGCCACGCTGCTTTTGGTGTTCTGAAGATCCGCTGTACATGGCTTATCACGATCAGGAGTGGGGAACGCCGTTGCGCGATGCGCAGGGTTTGTTCGAGTTGCTTTTACTCGAAGGGTTCCAGGGGGGCCTGTCCTGGATCACCGTTTTACGCAAACGCGAGCATTATCGAAAGGTCTTGTTTGGCTTTGATGCCAGGCGCCTGGCGCAACTGACCGATGCTGAAATCGACGCGTTGATGCTCGACCCCGGCATCGTGCGCAACCGTCTCAAGCTCAACGCGACCCGGCGCAACGCCGCAGCCTGGCTAGCCCTTGAGGATCCGGCAGGCATGCTCTGGTCGTTTGTCGGTGGCGTGCCCAAGGTCAATCACTTCAAGGATCGCAGCGAAGTCCCGGCGATTACGCCCGAGGCTGAAGCGATGAGCAAAGCCCTGAAAAAAGCCGGCTTCACCTTCGTCGGGCCGACCATCTGCTACGCGTTCATGCAGGCCTCTGGCATGGTCATGGACCACACTCAGGACTGCGACCGTTACGCGGACCTGGCCAACGCCGGTTAG
- the gmhB gene encoding D-glycero-beta-D-manno-heptose 1,7-bisphosphate 7-phosphatase, producing the protein MMVKLLILDRDGVINYDSDAYIKSVAEWIPLPGSIEAIAQLSKAGWTVAIATNQSGIARGYYDIATLDAMHARLRTLVAEQGGEVGLVVYCPHGPDEGCDCRKPKPGMLKTIAAHYAVPLAGIWFVGDSLGDLEAAKAVDSQPVLVKTGKGEKTQAKNLPVGTLIFDDLAAVAAELINN; encoded by the coding sequence ATCATGGTGAAACTGCTGATTCTCGATCGGGACGGAGTGATCAATTACGACTCCGACGCTTACATCAAGTCGGTGGCGGAGTGGATTCCATTGCCCGGCTCGATCGAGGCCATCGCGCAGTTGAGCAAAGCCGGCTGGACGGTGGCCATCGCCACCAACCAGTCCGGCATTGCCCGCGGTTACTACGACATCGCGACCCTGGACGCCATGCATGCGCGTTTGCGCACGTTGGTGGCGGAACAGGGCGGCGAGGTGGGACTGGTGGTGTATTGCCCTCACGGGCCCGACGAAGGCTGCGATTGCCGCAAGCCCAAGCCGGGGATGTTGAAAACCATCGCCGCCCATTACGCTGTGCCACTGGCGGGAATATGGTTCGTTGGCGACAGCCTCGGTGACCTGGAGGCGGCCAAAGCCGTCGACTCTCAGCCAGTTTTGGTAAAAACCGGGAAAGGCGAAAAGACCCAGGCGAAAAACCTGCCGGTAGGCACTTTGATTTTTGACGATCTGGCGGCAGTTGCCGCAGAACTTATCAACAACTAG
- the trkA gene encoding Trk system potassium transporter TrkA: protein MKIIILGAGQVGGTLAEHLASEANDITVVDTDSERLRNLGDRLDIRTVQGRASFPTVLRQAGADDADMLVAVTNSDETNMVACQVAHTLFHTPTKIARVREAAYLTRAGLFDNDAIPVDVLISPEQVVTHYIKRLIEIPGALQVIDFAGGKAQLVAVKAYYGGPLVGQQLRQLREHMPNVQTRVAAIFRRDRPILPQGDTVIEADDEVFFIAAKANIRAVMSEMRRLDENYKRIVIAGGGQIGERLAEAIESRYQVKIIEMSPARCRHLSDTLDSTVVLQGSASDRDLLMEENIADADIFLALTNDDEANIMSSLLAKRLGAKKVMTIINNPAYVDLIQGGDIDIAISPQLATIGTLLAHVRRGDIVSVHSLRRGAAEAIEAIAHGDEKSSKVIGKAIRDIGLPPGTTIGAIIRDEEVIIAHDDTMIATGDHVILFLVDKKHIRDVEKLFHVGLSFF, encoded by the coding sequence TTGAAAATCATCATCCTTGGAGCAGGGCAGGTGGGCGGCACACTGGCCGAGCACTTGGCCAGCGAAGCCAACGACATCACCGTGGTCGACACCGACAGCGAGCGTCTGCGCAACCTCGGTGACCGCCTGGACATCCGCACCGTACAGGGCCGCGCATCGTTCCCGACGGTGTTGCGCCAGGCCGGTGCCGACGACGCCGACATGCTGGTGGCCGTGACCAACAGCGACGAAACCAACATGGTCGCCTGCCAGGTCGCCCACACCCTGTTTCATACCCCCACCAAGATCGCCCGGGTGCGTGAAGCCGCTTACCTGACCCGCGCCGGCCTGTTCGACAACGATGCGATCCCGGTCGATGTGCTGATCAGCCCGGAACAGGTGGTGACCCACTACATCAAGCGCCTGATTGAAATTCCCGGCGCCTTGCAGGTGATCGACTTTGCCGGTGGCAAGGCGCAACTGGTGGCGGTGAAGGCGTACTACGGCGGCCCGCTGGTGGGCCAGCAATTGCGCCAGCTGCGCGAGCACATGCCGAATGTGCAAACCCGCGTCGCGGCGATTTTCCGACGTGACCGACCGATCCTGCCCCAGGGCGATACGGTCATCGAAGCCGACGACGAAGTATTTTTCATCGCCGCCAAGGCGAATATTCGCGCAGTGATGAGCGAAATGCGTCGGCTCGACGAGAACTACAAACGCATCGTCATCGCCGGCGGTGGGCAAATCGGCGAGCGCCTGGCCGAGGCAATCGAAAGCCGCTACCAGGTGAAGATCATCGAGATGAGCCCCGCGCGATGCCGGCATTTGTCCGATACCTTGGACAGCACTGTCGTCTTGCAAGGCAGCGCCTCGGACCGCGACCTGTTGATGGAAGAAAATATCGCCGACGCCGATATCTTCCTGGCGCTGACCAACGATGACGAAGCCAACATCATGTCTTCACTATTGGCCAAGCGGCTGGGGGCGAAGAAGGTGATGACGATCATTAACAATCCGGCCTATGTCGACCTGATCCAGGGCGGCGATATCGACATCGCTATCAGCCCGCAACTGGCGACCATCGGCACCTTGCTCGCCCACGTACGCCGTGGCGATATCGTCAGCGTGCACTCACTGCGCCGGGGTGCGGCGGAAGCGATCGAAGCGATTGCCCACGGTGATGAAAAATCGAGCAAGGTGATCGGCAAGGCCATTCGCGATATCGGTCTGCCACCTGGCACGACCATCGGCGCGATCATTCGCGATGAGGAAGTGATCATCGCCCACGACGACACGATGATCGCCACCGGAGACCATGTGATCCTGTTTCTGGTGGATAAAAAACATATCCGCGACGTGGAGAAATTGTTCCACGTGGGGCTGAGCTTCTTCTGA
- a CDS encoding 1-acyl-sn-glycerol-3-phosphate acyltransferase — protein sequence MSILQAIRTFFFYLLLGTSSFLWCTLSFFIAPFLPFKARYRFINVYWCRCALWLTKVFLNIRFEIKGAENVPDQPCVILSNHQSTWETFFLSAYFSPLSQVLKRELLYVPFFGWAMAMLRPIAIDRDNPKAALKHVAKKGDELLKDGVWVLIFPEGTRVPFGTLGKFSRGGTALAVNANLPVLPIAHNAGKFWPKTGWAKREGTITVVIGEPMYAEGEGPRAIAALNDRAQAWNEAQQRAMGSLPPEPVVVDTPVV from the coding sequence ATGTCGATCTTGCAGGCCATCAGAACCTTTTTCTTTTACCTGCTGCTGGGCACCAGTTCGTTTCTCTGGTGCACCCTTAGCTTTTTTATTGCGCCCTTCCTGCCGTTCAAGGCGCGATATCGTTTTATCAATGTCTATTGGTGCCGCTGCGCGTTGTGGCTGACCAAGGTGTTCCTGAACATTCGGTTCGAAATCAAGGGCGCCGAAAACGTCCCGGACCAACCCTGCGTGATTCTCTCGAATCACCAAAGCACTTGGGAAACGTTCTTCCTCTCGGCCTACTTCTCGCCCCTGAGCCAGGTGCTCAAGCGCGAGCTGCTGTATGTGCCGTTCTTCGGCTGGGCCATGGCCATGCTGCGTCCGATCGCCATCGACCGTGACAACCCAAAAGCGGCGCTCAAGCATGTGGCCAAGAAGGGCGACGAGCTGCTTAAAGACGGCGTGTGGGTGCTGATCTTTCCCGAAGGTACGCGGGTGCCTTTTGGCACACTGGGCAAGTTCTCCCGGGGCGGTACGGCGCTGGCGGTCAACGCTAACCTGCCGGTCTTGCCGATCGCGCATAACGCCGGAAAATTCTGGCCGAAAACCGGCTGGGCCAAACGCGAAGGCACCATCACCGTCGTAATTGGCGAACCGATGTACGCCGAAGGCGAAGGCCCTCGCGCCATTGCCGCTCTGAATGACCGCGCCCAGGCCTGGAATGAAGCGCAGCAGCGAGCCATGGGATCTCTACCACCAGAGCCGGTTGTGGTGGATACGCCAGTGGTGTGA
- the glyS gene encoding glycine--tRNA ligase subunit beta, protein MSAQDFLVELGTEELPPKALNTLADAFLAGIEKGLHTAGLKFEAKKVFAAPRRLAVLLTALETQQPDRSINLDGPPRQAAFDAEGNPTQAALGFAKKCGVELSEIDQSGPKLRFSQVITGKPTASLLPTIIEDSLNDLPIPKRMRWGARKEEFVRPTQWLVMLLGDQVIDCTILAQKAGRDSRGHRFHHPQAVRITSPANYLNDLRAAYVLADANERRELISKRTEELARLQEGTAIVPPSLLDEVTALVEWPVPLVCSFEERFLDVPQEALITTMQDNQKYFCLLDVDGKLLPRFITVANIESKDPQQIIAGNEKVVRPRLTDAEFFFKQDKKQKLEDFNLRLQNVVFQEKLGSVYDKAVRVSKLAAYIAPRIGGDAASAARAGLLSKCDLATEMVGEFPEMQGVAGYYYALNDGEANDVALALNEQYMPRGAGAELPTTLTGAAVAIADKLDTLVGIFGIGMLPTGSKDPYALRRAALGVLRILIDKKLDLDLTQAVVFAVGQFGAKVKQAGLAEQVLEFVFDRLRARYEDEGVDVSVYLSVRALQPGSALDFDQRVQAVQAFRKLPEADALAAVNKRVSNLLSKAEGLGNADVDPGLFADAKEFSLNSAIAKAENAVKPLIAERNYAEALARLATLREPVDAFFEAVMINADDAGVRKNRYAMLARLRGLFVNIADISTLS, encoded by the coding sequence ATGAGTGCTCAAGATTTCCTGGTTGAACTGGGCACCGAAGAGTTGCCACCCAAGGCGCTCAATACCCTGGCCGATGCGTTCCTGGCCGGTATCGAAAAAGGCTTGCACACCGCTGGCCTGAAGTTTGAAGCCAAGAAAGTTTTCGCCGCGCCGCGTCGCCTGGCGGTGCTCCTGACGGCGCTGGAAACCCAGCAACCGGACCGCAGCATCAACCTTGACGGCCCACCGCGTCAGGCCGCGTTCGACGCCGAAGGCAACCCGACCCAGGCCGCCCTTGGTTTTGCCAAGAAGTGCGGCGTAGAGCTGAGCGAGATCGACCAGAGCGGCCCGAAACTGCGTTTCAGCCAGGTCATCACCGGCAAGCCGACTGCCAGCCTGCTGCCGACGATCATCGAAGACTCCCTCAATGACCTGCCGATCCCTAAGCGCATGCGCTGGGGGGCTCGCAAGGAAGAGTTCGTCCGCCCGACCCAGTGGCTGGTGATGCTGCTCGGTGACCAGGTCATCGATTGCACTATCCTCGCCCAGAAGGCCGGTCGCGACTCCCGTGGCCACCGCTTCCACCACCCGCAAGCCGTGCGCATCACGTCGCCGGCCAACTACCTCAACGACCTGCGCGCCGCTTACGTATTGGCCGATGCCAATGAGCGTCGTGAGCTGATCAGCAAACGCACCGAAGAACTGGCCCGTCTGCAGGAAGGCACCGCCATCGTGCCGCCAAGCCTGCTCGACGAGGTGACTGCACTGGTTGAATGGCCTGTGCCGCTGGTGTGCTCGTTCGAAGAGCGCTTCCTCGACGTGCCTCAAGAAGCACTGATCACCACCATGCAGGACAACCAGAAGTACTTCTGCCTGCTGGACGTGGACGGTAAGTTGCTGCCGCGCTTTATCACCGTGGCCAACATCGAAAGCAAGGACCCGCAGCAAATCATCGCCGGTAACGAAAAAGTCGTTCGCCCGCGCCTGACCGACGCCGAGTTCTTCTTCAAGCAAGACAAGAAGCAGAAGCTCGAAGACTTCAACCTGCGCCTGCAAAACGTGGTGTTCCAGGAAAAACTCGGCAGCGTCTACGACAAAGCCGTGCGCGTTTCCAAGCTGGCAGCCTACATTGCCCCACGCATTGGCGGCGACGCCGCCTCGGCCGCGCGTGCCGGGTTGCTGTCCAAGTGCGACCTGGCCACTGAAATGGTCGGCGAGTTCCCTGAGATGCAAGGCGTGGCCGGCTACTACTACGCCCTCAACGACGGCGAAGCAAACGACGTAGCCCTGGCGCTGAACGAGCAATACATGCCGCGCGGTGCCGGTGCCGAACTGCCCACCACCCTGACCGGTGCTGCGGTGGCCATCGCCGACAAGCTGGACACGCTGGTCGGCATCTTCGGTATCGGCATGCTGCCTACCGGTAGCAAAGACCCGTATGCCCTGCGCCGTGCGGCCTTGGGCGTGCTGCGTATCCTGATCGACAAAAAGCTCGACCTCGACCTGACCCAGGCCGTGGTGTTCGCCGTGGGCCAGTTCGGTGCCAAGGTCAAGCAGGCCGGCCTGGCCGAGCAGGTGCTGGAGTTCGTGTTCGACCGCCTGCGAGCGCGTTATGAAGACGAAGGCGTGGACGTTTCTGTCTACCTGTCGGTACGCGCCCTGCAACCGGGTTCGGCACTGGACTTCGATCAGCGCGTACAAGCCGTGCAGGCCTTCCGCAAGCTGCCGGAAGCCGATGCACTGGCAGCTGTGAACAAGCGTGTGTCGAACCTGCTGAGCAAGGCCGAAGGCCTGGGCAACGCCGACGTCGATCCTGGTTTGTTCGCCGATGCCAAGGAGTTCTCGCTGAACTCAGCCATCGCCAAGGCAGAAAACGCCGTGAAACCGCTGATCGCCGAACGCAACTACGCCGAAGCCCTGGCGCGCCTGGCCACTCTGCGTGAGCCGGTGGATGCGTTCTTTGAAGCGGTGATGATCAATGCCGACGACGCCGGTGTGCGGAAAAACCGCTACGCCATGTTGGCGCGTCTGCGCGGTTTGTTCGTGAACATCGCTGACATTTCGACGCTGAGCTGA
- a CDS encoding response regulator transcription factor — MRVAILDDEPAELRRVEQTLRQIPGTAEQPWTLHCFERGEDLLRQLRRETFDLLILDWQLPDITGIALLRWTREHMDSPPAVIMLTSRDAESDIVTALNSGADDYVSKPFRPNELKARVTAVLRRHGLQKSAIHEVQSFNDLTFDDAELTVTRAGKPINLTEREYRLASCLFANLARPLSREYLYERFWPHEEMVSSRPLDTHIYRLRNKLGLTADRGWQLLTIYGYGYRLESVATASSG; from the coding sequence ATGCGTGTCGCAATACTGGATGACGAACCCGCAGAGTTGCGCCGGGTTGAACAGACACTGCGACAAATCCCTGGCACCGCCGAACAGCCCTGGACACTGCATTGTTTTGAGCGCGGTGAAGACCTCTTGCGTCAATTACGACGTGAAACCTTTGACCTGTTGATACTCGACTGGCAGTTGCCCGATATCACCGGCATCGCATTGCTGCGCTGGACCCGCGAACACATGGATTCACCACCGGCCGTAATCATGCTGACCAGCCGTGATGCCGAGAGCGACATTGTCACGGCATTGAACAGCGGCGCCGACGACTACGTGAGCAAGCCTTTTCGCCCAAACGAACTGAAGGCTCGGGTCACGGCGGTTCTACGTCGGCATGGCCTGCAAAAATCAGCAATCCATGAAGTACAGAGTTTTAATGACCTGACCTTTGACGATGCCGAATTGACCGTCACTCGCGCTGGAAAACCGATCAATCTGACTGAGCGAGAATACCGCCTGGCCAGCTGCCTGTTCGCCAACTTGGCGCGACCGTTGTCCCGCGAGTATCTGTATGAGCGGTTCTGGCCCCATGAAGAAATGGTGTCATCACGCCCGCTTGATACGCATATCTATCGACTGCGCAACAAATTGGGGCTCACGGCCGATAGGGGTTGGCAGCTGTTGACGATCTATGGGTATGGGTACCGGCTGGAGAGTGTAGCGACGGCATCCAGTGGCTAA
- a CDS encoding lysophospholipid acyltransferase yields the protein MEKFKGALLVGALRLFALLPWRAVQAVGSAIGWIMWKTPNRSRETVRINLSKCFPDMDPAERERLVGRSLMDIGKSLTESACAWIWPAQRSIDLVREVEGLHVLHEALASGKGVVGITSHLGNWEVLNHFYCNQCKPIIFYRPPKLKAVDELLRKQRVQLGNRVAASTKEGILSVIKEVRKGGQVGIPADPEPAESAGIFVPFFATQALTSKFVPNMLAGHKAVGVFLHALRLPDGSGYKVILEAAPEDMYSTDTATSCAAMSKVVERYVGAYPSQYMWSMKRFKKRPPGEERWY from the coding sequence GTGGAAAAGTTTAAAGGCGCCTTGCTGGTGGGCGCTCTTCGGTTGTTTGCCCTGCTGCCTTGGCGCGCAGTGCAAGCCGTGGGTTCGGCCATCGGCTGGATCATGTGGAAAACCCCCAACCGTTCCCGCGAGACGGTGCGGATCAACCTTTCCAAGTGTTTTCCGGACATGGACCCGGCCGAGCGCGAGCGCCTCGTCGGCCGCAGCCTGATGGACATCGGCAAGTCCCTGACCGAGAGCGCCTGCGCCTGGATCTGGCCGGCCCAGCGCTCCATCGACCTGGTGCGTGAGGTCGAAGGCCTGCACGTGCTGCACGAGGCCCTGGCTTCGGGCAAAGGCGTGGTTGGCATCACCAGTCACCTGGGTAACTGGGAAGTGTTGAACCATTTCTATTGCAACCAGTGCAAACCGATCATTTTTTATCGTCCGCCCAAGCTCAAGGCGGTGGATGAGTTGCTGCGCAAGCAGCGCGTGCAGTTGGGCAACCGCGTGGCGGCGTCGACCAAGGAAGGCATCCTCAGCGTCATCAAGGAAGTGCGCAAAGGCGGTCAGGTGGGCATCCCCGCTGACCCGGAACCGGCTGAATCCGCCGGGATCTTCGTGCCGTTCTTCGCCACCCAGGCTCTTACCAGCAAGTTCGTACCGAACATGCTCGCCGGCCACAAGGCGGTCGGCGTATTCCTGCACGCCCTGCGGCTGCCGGACGGCTCGGGCTACAAAGTGATCCTGGAAGCGGCGCCGGAAGATATGTACAGCACCGACACCGCCACTTCCTGCGCGGCGATGAGCAAAGTGGTGGAGCGCTATGTCGGCGCCTACCCGAGCCAGTACATGTGGAGCATGAAGCGCTTCAAGAAACGTCCGCCGGGTGAGGAGCGGTGGTACTGA
- the glyQ gene encoding glycine--tRNA ligase subunit alpha, whose protein sequence is MSQPTPAVRTFQDLILALQQYWAEQGCVVLQPYDMEVGAGTFHTATFLRAIGPETWNAAYVQPSRRPTDGRYGENPNRLQHYYQFQVVLKPNPDNFQELYLGSLKHVGLDPLVHDIRFVEDNWESPTLGAWGLGWEVWLNGMEVTQFTYFQQAGGIECYPVTGEITYGLERLAMYLQGVDSVYDLVWADGPFGKVTYGDVFHQNEVEQSTYNFEHANVDKLFELFDFYESEAKRLIELDQPLPLPSYEMVLKASHTFNLLDARRAISVTARQQYILRVRTLARSVAQAYLLARAKLGFPMATPDLRDEVLAKLEAAQ, encoded by the coding sequence GTGAGCCAGCCTACGCCAGCCGTGCGTACCTTCCAAGACTTGATCCTCGCCCTCCAGCAATACTGGGCCGAGCAAGGTTGTGTGGTACTTCAGCCCTACGATATGGAAGTAGGCGCCGGCACTTTCCACACCGCAACATTCCTGCGGGCCATCGGCCCGGAAACCTGGAACGCCGCTTATGTGCAGCCCAGTCGTCGCCCGACTGACGGCCGCTACGGCGAGAACCCGAACCGTCTGCAGCACTACTACCAGTTCCAGGTGGTATTGAAGCCGAACCCGGACAACTTCCAGGAACTGTACCTGGGCTCGCTCAAGCATGTCGGCCTGGACCCGCTGGTCCACGACATCCGTTTTGTCGAAGACAACTGGGAGTCGCCAACCCTGGGCGCCTGGGGTCTGGGCTGGGAAGTCTGGCTCAACGGCATGGAAGTCACGCAGTTCACCTACTTCCAGCAAGCGGGCGGCATCGAGTGCTACCCGGTGACCGGCGAGATCACCTACGGCCTCGAGCGCCTGGCCATGTACCTGCAAGGCGTGGATTCGGTCTACGACCTGGTATGGGCGGACGGCCCGTTCGGCAAAGTGACCTACGGCGATGTGTTCCACCAGAACGAGGTGGAGCAATCGACCTACAACTTCGAACACGCCAACGTCGACAAGCTGTTCGAGCTGTTCGACTTCTATGAAAGCGAAGCCAAGCGCCTGATCGAACTCGACCAGCCGCTGCCGTTGCCGAGCTACGAAATGGTGTTGAAGGCGTCCCATACCTTCAACCTGCTGGACGCCCGCCGCGCCATCTCGGTGACCGCGCGTCAGCAATACATCCTGCGTGTGCGCACACTGGCGCGTTCCGTCGCCCAAGCCTACCTGCTGGCTCGCGCCAAGCTGGGCTTCCCGATGGCGACCCCCGACCTGCGTGATGAAGTGTTGGCTAAGCTGGAGGCTGCACAATGA
- a CDS encoding CHASE2 domain-containing protein produces MMLWGKAEKRQPTHAQRLFHGLVREWLWIGLLLLPITAYLSVSPGLALNNPLYDSLRRLTPLPVDPRILLVTIDDPTLKKLGQWPWPRSLHADLIDRISAAQPAGILFDVIFSEPGDPANDKRLADAVCNAGNVLLPLARDDAATLPGAHLLPLLKCAKGVGHINVEADSDGVVRSVYMREGPPDAMVPQLVWLAYAMSGEASEMPGRVQDSATQDWHREHAVRIPFIESGTHFPSVSYVSVLQGEVPPERFRDRLILVGATASGMGERFVIPPSSTVGTTAGLEIQANVLNGLLQGRSIVDLSGWLAALIATSLVASLLGLLLFRPRYALWMTLGCMVTALLGSWALLRLDYWWSPAACLIGLLLSYLIWNWRRLSVILAYFGWELARLDNEPKVLPERRRAPASKGDVLQGRIFALEQAVSRTRDTRRFMADGLECLPVATLITDTQGKILLANRIARDVFGSDLVNQNLLEQLVDLGYPPLHNGVRPALSALELVEFRDIRQRSLRMELAPLLPAEGDVALGWLLSLTDLSKEREAQQHRETMLRFLSHDLRAPHSAILALLDVHGADSRVFAQIEQQVRRALSLTESFVQLAKAEADGYHFQPTLFAMLVMDAFDQVALIAQLKGIHLVHDLDEADEGMVSADQSLLTRALFNVLENAIKYSASGTTVRLRHSSAQGWLECRISDQGPGIAAQDLPELFSQYKRFDSAQGSEGLGLGLTMVKAVAERHGGRIVCESVLGKGTTFTLHIPLIENG; encoded by the coding sequence ATGATGCTCTGGGGCAAGGCTGAAAAACGTCAACCCACCCATGCCCAGCGCCTGTTCCATGGCCTGGTCCGAGAATGGTTATGGATCGGCTTACTGTTGCTGCCTATCACGGCCTACCTCTCCGTGAGTCCCGGCCTGGCCTTGAATAATCCTTTGTACGACAGCCTGCGTCGGCTGACACCGCTACCTGTGGACCCGCGCATCTTGCTGGTGACCATTGATGATCCTACCCTTAAAAAGCTTGGCCAGTGGCCCTGGCCTCGTAGCCTGCACGCTGACCTGATTGATCGCATTAGCGCCGCGCAACCTGCCGGTATTTTGTTCGACGTGATCTTCAGTGAGCCTGGCGACCCTGCCAATGACAAACGCCTGGCCGACGCGGTATGTAATGCCGGCAACGTATTGTTGCCTCTGGCGCGTGATGATGCTGCCACTCTGCCCGGTGCGCACCTGTTGCCATTGCTCAAGTGCGCCAAAGGCGTCGGGCACATCAATGTGGAGGCAGATAGCGACGGCGTGGTCCGCAGCGTATACATGCGCGAGGGACCGCCTGATGCGATGGTGCCGCAGCTGGTTTGGCTGGCCTATGCGATGAGCGGCGAGGCATCAGAGATGCCGGGAAGGGTTCAGGATTCGGCCACCCAGGACTGGCATCGTGAACATGCCGTCCGCATACCGTTTATTGAGTCCGGCACTCATTTTCCCAGCGTTTCATACGTCAGCGTACTCCAAGGCGAAGTGCCTCCCGAGCGCTTTCGCGACCGTCTGATTCTGGTTGGTGCAACGGCCTCGGGCATGGGCGAACGTTTTGTCATTCCGCCCTCCTCCACGGTAGGTACAACGGCGGGCCTGGAGATACAGGCCAATGTGCTCAACGGTTTGTTGCAAGGTCGTAGCATCGTGGACCTGTCCGGATGGTTGGCAGCGCTGATCGCCACCTCGCTTGTGGCTTCGCTATTGGGCCTGCTCCTCTTCCGCCCGCGCTACGCACTGTGGATGACCCTCGGATGCATGGTTACGGCATTGCTCGGCTCCTGGGCCCTCTTGCGGCTCGACTACTGGTGGTCGCCTGCTGCCTGTCTGATTGGCTTGCTGCTCAGTTATCTGATCTGGAACTGGCGTCGTCTCAGCGTGATCCTGGCCTACTTCGGCTGGGAATTGGCGCGGCTGGATAACGAACCCAAAGTCTTGCCCGAACGTCGTCGCGCACCCGCCAGCAAGGGCGACGTTTTGCAGGGCCGCATCTTTGCCCTCGAACAAGCCGTAAGCCGCACACGGGATACCCGGCGCTTTATGGCCGATGGGCTGGAATGTCTGCCGGTGGCAACGCTGATCACAGACACCCAGGGCAAGATTCTGCTGGCTAACCGGATTGCCCGTGATGTGTTCGGCAGTGATCTGGTCAACCAAAACCTGCTGGAGCAGTTGGTGGACCTGGGGTACCCGCCGCTGCACAACGGCGTGCGTCCAGCCCTTTCGGCGCTGGAGCTCGTTGAGTTTCGTGATATCCGTCAGCGCAGCCTGCGCATGGAGCTTGCTCCTTTGCTGCCCGCCGAAGGTGATGTTGCACTGGGTTGGCTGCTGAGCCTCACCGACCTTAGTAAAGAGCGCGAGGCGCAACAGCACCGCGAAACTATGTTGCGCTTTCTCTCCCATGACCTGCGTGCCCCGCACTCGGCGATCCTCGCATTGCTGGATGTGCATGGCGCAGATTCGCGGGTATTTGCCCAGATCGAGCAACAGGTGCGTCGCGCCTTGAGCCTGACTGAATCCTTTGTTCAGTTAGCGAAAGCCGAAGCCGACGGTTATCACTTTCAGCCGACCCTGTTCGCCATGCTGGTAATGGATGCCTTTGACCAGGTGGCGTTGATCGCCCAACTCAAGGGTATCCACTTGGTTCACGACCTGGATGAGGCCGACGAAGGGATGGTGTCAGCCGATCAATCGCTGCTCACCCGCGCACTGTTCAACGTGCTCGAGAATGCGATCAAGTACTCGGCGTCCGGTACCACCGTCAGGTTACGCCACAGCAGCGCGCAAGGCTGGTTGGAATGCCGTATCAGCGATCAGGGGCCGGGGATAGCCGCGCAGGACCTGCCGGAGCTGTTCAGCCAATACAAACGCTTCGATTCTGCCCAAGGCAGCGAGGGGCTGGGATTGGGGCTGACCATGGTCAAGGCAGTCGCGGAACGTCACGGTGGTCGTATCGTGTGTGAAAGCGTGTTGGGCAAAGGCACCACGTTCACCCTGCATATACCCTTGATTGAGAACGGCTAA